In Pseudomonas fluorescens, one genomic interval encodes:
- a CDS encoding PIG-L deacetylase family protein, translating to MNAVHKPDPIIGHQGTSLLQWQHSRHLAALDSVDVLSLVPPGARAVIVAPHPDDEVLGCGGMLQLLAAAGRQLQLISVTDGSASHPGSERWPVERLSVVRPQESAEALRRLGVPLHRMKWLRGGFSDSQVAADEPSLVAFIERHLRPGDVVFSTWCEDGHCDHEAAGRASIEAARRVGATCHELPVWTWHWASPEDASVPWQRARKILLSPEQVARKRHAVHAFASQLEGDPQAGLQPVLAPYVLDRLLQPFEVVFL from the coding sequence ATGAATGCCGTGCACAAACCCGATCCGATCATCGGCCACCAAGGCACTTCGCTGCTGCAATGGCAACATTCCCGGCACCTGGCGGCGCTGGACAGCGTCGATGTCCTCAGCCTGGTGCCACCGGGCGCGCGGGCGGTGATTGTCGCCCCGCACCCGGACGACGAAGTGCTCGGTTGCGGCGGGATGTTGCAGTTGCTGGCCGCCGCCGGGCGTCAGTTGCAACTGATCTCGGTCACCGATGGCAGCGCCAGTCATCCCGGCTCCGAGCGCTGGCCGGTAGAACGCCTTAGCGTGGTGCGGCCGCAGGAATCGGCCGAAGCCCTGCGCCGCCTCGGCGTGCCGTTGCACCGGATGAAATGGCTGCGCGGCGGTTTCAGCGATAGCCAGGTCGCAGCAGATGAGCCGTCTCTGGTCGCGTTCATCGAACGCCACCTGCGCCCCGGCGACGTGGTGTTCAGCACTTGGTGCGAGGACGGCCACTGCGATCACGAAGCTGCCGGCCGCGCCAGTATCGAAGCTGCGCGGCGGGTCGGCGCAACCTGCCACGAATTGCCGGTCTGGACCTGGCACTGGGCCTCCCCCGAAGACGCTTCGGTGCCGTGGCAGCGCGCGCGCAAGATTCTGTTGTCCCCTGAGCAAGTGGCGCGCAAACGCCACGCGGTGCATGCCTTTGCCAGTCAGCTGGAAGGCGACCCGCAAGCCGGGCTGCAACCGGTATTGGCGCCGTACGTGCTGGATCGTCTGCTGCAACCGTTTGAAGTGGTGTTCCTATGA
- the glgX gene encoding glycogen debranching protein GlgX encodes MSSPKKAEPAAHAEPSRIREGLPFPLGATWDGLGVNFALFSANATKVELCIFDDAGEVELERIELPEYTDEIYHGYLPDAHPGLIYGYRVYGPYDPANGHRFNHNKLLIDPYAKQLVGELKWSEALFGYTIGHPDADLSFDERDSAPFVPKCKVIDPAHTWGNDHRVSVPWDKTIIYETHVRGISMRHPSVPENVRGTFAGLMVDDVLEHIRKLGVSSVELLPIHAFVNDQHLLHKGMTNYWGYNSIAFFAPDPRYLASGKIAEFKEMVAHLHEANLEVILDVVYNHTAEGNEQGPTLSMRGIDNASYYRLMPDDKRYYINDSGTGNTLDLSHPCVLQMVTDSLRYWASEMHVDGFRFDLATILGRYHDGFDERHSFLVACRQDPVLRQVKMIAEPWDCGPGGYQVGNFPPGWVEWNDKFRDTVRAFWKGDDGQVADFASRMTASGEMFNQRGRRPYSSVNFITAHDGFTLNDLVSYNDKHNEANDENNQDGSNNNLSWNHGVEGPTDDPEINALRHRQMRNFFATLLLSQGTPMIVAGDEFARTQDGNNNAYCQDSEIGWVNWDLSEDGKALLKFVKRLIKLRMAYPILRRGRFLVGEYNEDIGVKDVTWLAPDGTEMTTEHWHDAHNRCLGMLLDGRAQETGIRRKGADATLLLVVNAHHDIVNFSLPEVPEGSFWTCMIDTNQPSIRGQERFEFGHEYSVTGRSLLLFELQREEED; translated from the coding sequence ATGTCCAGTCCAAAAAAAGCCGAGCCCGCAGCGCACGCTGAGCCGTCCAGAATCCGTGAAGGTCTGCCCTTCCCGCTCGGCGCCACCTGGGATGGTCTGGGGGTGAACTTTGCGCTGTTTTCCGCCAACGCCACCAAGGTCGAGCTGTGCATCTTCGACGATGCCGGCGAAGTCGAACTCGAGCGCATCGAACTGCCGGAATACACCGACGAGATCTACCACGGCTATCTGCCCGATGCCCATCCGGGGCTGATCTACGGCTACCGCGTGTATGGCCCGTATGACCCGGCGAACGGCCATCGCTTCAACCACAACAAACTGCTGATCGATCCGTACGCCAAACAACTGGTCGGCGAGTTGAAATGGTCGGAGGCGCTGTTCGGCTACACCATCGGCCACCCCGACGCCGACCTCAGTTTCGATGAGCGCGACAGCGCGCCGTTCGTGCCCAAGTGCAAGGTCATCGACCCGGCGCACACCTGGGGCAACGACCACCGCGTCAGCGTGCCGTGGGACAAAACCATCATCTATGAAACCCACGTACGCGGCATCAGCATGCGTCACCCATCGGTGCCGGAGAACGTGCGCGGTACCTTTGCCGGGTTGATGGTCGACGACGTGCTCGAGCACATCCGCAAACTCGGCGTGTCGAGTGTGGAATTGCTCCCGATCCATGCCTTCGTCAACGACCAGCATTTGCTGCACAAGGGCATGACCAACTACTGGGGCTACAACAGCATCGCCTTCTTCGCCCCGGATCCGCGTTACCTGGCCAGCGGCAAGATCGCCGAGTTCAAGGAGATGGTCGCGCACCTGCACGAGGCCAATCTGGAAGTGATCCTCGACGTGGTCTACAACCACACCGCCGAGGGCAACGAACAAGGCCCGACCCTGTCGATGCGCGGCATCGACAACGCCTCCTACTATCGCCTGATGCCGGACGACAAGCGCTACTACATCAACGATTCCGGCACCGGCAACACCCTCGACCTCAGTCACCCGTGCGTGCTGCAGATGGTCACCGACTCGCTGCGTTATTGGGCCAGCGAGATGCACGTCGACGGTTTCCGCTTCGATCTGGCAACCATTCTCGGGCGCTATCACGACGGTTTCGACGAGCGCCACAGCTTCCTCGTCGCCTGCCGTCAGGACCCGGTGCTGCGTCAGGTGAAAATGATCGCCGAGCCGTGGGATTGCGGTCCCGGTGGCTATCAGGTCGGCAACTTCCCGCCGGGCTGGGTCGAGTGGAACGACAAATTCCGCGACACCGTGCGCGCGTTCTGGAAAGGCGACGACGGCCAGGTTGCCGACTTCGCCAGCCGCATGACCGCGTCCGGCGAGATGTTCAACCAGCGCGGGCGGCGGCCGTACTCGTCGGTGAACTTCATCACCGCGCATGACGGTTTCACCCTCAACGATCTGGTGTCGTACAACGACAAGCACAACGAAGCCAACGACGAGAACAACCAGGATGGCAGCAACAACAACCTGTCATGGAACCACGGCGTCGAAGGCCCGACCGACGACCCGGAGATCAATGCGCTGCGCCATCGGCAGATGCGCAACTTCTTCGCCACGCTGCTGCTATCGCAAGGCACACCGATGATCGTCGCCGGCGACGAATTCGCCCGCACCCAGGACGGCAACAACAACGCCTATTGCCAGGACAGCGAGATCGGCTGGGTCAACTGGGACCTGAGCGAGGACGGCAAGGCGCTGCTCAAATTCGTCAAACGCCTGATCAAGTTGCGTATGGCTTATCCGATCCTGCGCCGGGGCCGTTTCCTGGTCGGCGAGTACAACGAGGACATCGGCGTCAAGGACGTCACCTGGCTGGCGCCGGACGGCACCGAGATGACCACCGAACACTGGCATGACGCGCACAACCGTTGCCTGGGCATGCTGCTCGACGGTCGCGCGCAGGAAACCGGGATCCGCCGCAAAGGTGCCGATGCGACGCTGCTGCTGGTGGTCAACGCCCATCACGACATCGTCAACTTCAGCCTGCCGGAAGTGCCGGAAGGCAGTTTCTGGACCTGCATGATCGACACCAATCAGCCATCGATTCGCGGTCAGGAACGCTTCGAGTTCGGCCATGAGTATTCGGTCACCGGGCGTTCGTTGCTGCTGTTCGAACTGCAACGCGAAGAAGAAGACTGA
- a CDS encoding DUF2934 domain-containing protein, protein MSTDDKRIREFAYQIWESEGKPEGHEARHWEMARKLAEAEALAPKKSPKAAGSKTAGKTATGKASESKTPAAKPKAPADAKAKPSSAAKVIPPGEKAAEKKPRAPRKPPAN, encoded by the coding sequence ATGAGTACCGACGATAAACGCATCCGCGAGTTCGCCTATCAGATCTGGGAATCGGAGGGCAAACCTGAAGGTCATGAAGCGCGTCATTGGGAAATGGCGCGCAAACTGGCCGAAGCCGAGGCCCTCGCGCCGAAGAAGTCGCCAAAGGCTGCGGGCAGTAAAACCGCCGGCAAGACTGCGACCGGCAAAGCCAGCGAAAGCAAGACCCCGGCGGCCAAGCCTAAGGCGCCTGCCGACGCCAAAGCCAAGCCTTCCAGCGCCGCCAAAGTGATTCCACCGGGCGAAAAAGCCGCCGAGAAAAAGCCGCGCGCCCCACGCAAGCCCCCGGCCAACTGA
- a CDS encoding acyl-CoA dehydrogenase family protein — translation MDLHSYLARRPPDYHDTAALGHCLRALVEAGLDQLPLPGSGRTLERFQRLAEVGGHDLGLCKLYEGHTDALAIIEQLGGSPTPGSTWGMWAAEPPQARVQVRPAGHMVRLDGRKAWCSGAAVLSHALLTAWDAEDRQQLVAVALDQPGVNITDQGWQAVGMGATGSVEVLFDGAEAQAIGEPGDYLNRPGFWQGGIGIAACWYGAARQISEALRQHCAQRQEPHALAHLGAVDAALYAAANVLRFSALHIDAHPEADAELLARRARAVVEQSAEQVMRETGRALGAAPFCKDRHFARLSADLPVFLRQSHAERDLAALGQTLAEHPEEAWTL, via the coding sequence ATGGACCTGCACAGTTATCTGGCGCGCCGCCCGCCGGACTATCACGACACCGCCGCACTCGGCCATTGCCTGCGGGCGCTGGTCGAGGCCGGTCTGGATCAGTTGCCGTTACCGGGCAGCGGCCGCACGCTGGAGCGTTTTCAGCGTCTGGCTGAAGTCGGCGGACATGATCTGGGCTTGTGCAAACTCTACGAAGGCCACACCGACGCATTGGCGATCATCGAACAACTCGGTGGTTCGCCCACGCCGGGCAGCACCTGGGGCATGTGGGCGGCTGAACCACCGCAGGCGCGGGTGCAGGTGCGCCCGGCCGGGCACATGGTGCGCCTCGACGGGCGCAAGGCCTGGTGCTCCGGGGCGGCGGTGCTCAGCCATGCGCTGCTCACCGCGTGGGACGCCGAAGACCGTCAGCAACTGGTGGCAGTAGCGCTGGATCAACCGGGAGTGAACATTACCGATCAGGGCTGGCAAGCGGTCGGCATGGGCGCCACCGGCAGCGTCGAAGTGCTGTTCGACGGCGCCGAGGCCCAGGCCATCGGCGAACCCGGCGACTACCTGAATCGTCCGGGTTTCTGGCAAGGCGGGATCGGCATTGCCGCGTGCTGGTACGGCGCGGCGCGGCAGATCTCCGAGGCGCTACGTCAACACTGCGCGCAACGTCAGGAGCCGCATGCCCTCGCCCACCTCGGTGCGGTCGATGCGGCGCTGTACGCAGCGGCCAATGTGCTGCGTTTCAGTGCGTTGCACATTGATGCGCATCCCGAAGCCGATGCCGAACTGTTGGCCCGGCGTGCCCGCGCCGTGGTCGAGCAATCGGCTGAACAAGTGATGCGCGAGACCGGTCGGGCACTGGGTGCCGCTCCGTTCTGCAAGGATCGGCACTTCGCCCGGTTGAGCGCCGATCTGCCGGTGTTCCTGCGCCAGAGCCATGCCGAGCGTGATCTGGCGGCCCTTGGCCAAACGCTGGCTGAACACCCCGAGGAGGCCTGGACGCTATGA
- a CDS encoding malto-oligosyltrehalose synthase, translating to MNQTLIQPLRATLRLQFHKGFTLEQAVPLVPYFARLGISHIYASPLLAARAGSMHGYDVVDPTQVNPELGGEPALRRLVSTLREHGMGLILDIVSNHMAVGGGDNPWWLDLLEWGRLSPYGEFFDIQWHSPDPLMEGQLLLPFLGSDYGVALQEGTLKLRFDAQQGRFHVEHYEHHFPICPNDYGELLKPLEALKSLADRFSTLSYQTDAHALAMPLKAELKELASDPQILAAIEESLAHYDSTTAEGFDKLHQLLERQSYRLASWRTAADDINWRRFFDINELGGLRVERPAVFEATHGKIFQLIAEGLVDGLRIDHIDGLADPRGYCRKLRRRLDLLAPDRHLPIYVEKILGAGETLRTDWAVDGSTGYEFMNQLSLLQHDPDGEHVLGDLWQRRTERPAAFIEEAQLARQQILNGSLASDFESVAQALLQVARDDLMTRDLTLGAIRRVLQALIVHFPVYRTYINALGRAAQDEQFFQQAMDGARQTLGEGDWPVLDCVAAWLGGTPWRHKPRGRSRKILKHACVRFQQLTSPAAAKAVEDTALYRSAVLLSRNDVGYNTEQFSAPVSDFHAVNQQRLDAFPDNLLATATHDHKRGEDTRARLAVLSERSHWYAEQVELWRALARPLRDDDQVPSSGDELILYQALLGSWPLQLSDDDQAGFKDYAERIWQWQQKALREAKLQSSWSAPNEAYENAAQTFTQRLLTGAEGELLRAALSKTVNSIAAAGALNSLAQTLLRMTVPGVPDLYQGNEFWDFSLVDPDNRRPVDYAARAQALDGRAPLPELLANWRDGRIKQALIAQVLNLRAEHAELFRRGTYQALEVLGEQAHNVLAFAREHEGRYAIVIVPIRCATLLENSAEPQVDALRWGDTRVVLPFAASDTNLKGLFHSSAVTKNRELNVSAALGDFPVNLFTQLFT from the coding sequence ATGAACCAGACCCTTATCCAACCCCTGCGTGCCACCCTGCGCCTGCAATTTCACAAGGGTTTCACTTTGGAACAGGCGGTGCCGCTGGTGCCGTACTTTGCCCGCCTCGGCATCAGCCACATTTATGCCTCACCGCTGCTCGCGGCCCGCGCCGGCTCGATGCACGGCTACGACGTGGTCGACCCGACGCAAGTCAATCCGGAACTCGGCGGCGAACCGGCGCTGCGGCGTCTGGTCAGCACCCTGCGCGAACACGGCATGGGCTTGATCCTCGACATCGTCTCCAACCACATGGCCGTCGGCGGCGGTGACAACCCGTGGTGGCTCGATCTGCTGGAGTGGGGCCGACTGAGCCCTTACGGCGAGTTCTTCGACATCCAGTGGCACTCGCCGGACCCGTTGATGGAAGGCCAATTGTTGCTGCCGTTTCTCGGCAGCGATTACGGCGTCGCGCTGCAGGAAGGCACGCTGAAACTGCGCTTCGATGCGCAGCAAGGTCGCTTCCACGTCGAGCATTACGAGCACCACTTCCCGATCTGCCCGAATGACTACGGCGAGTTGCTCAAACCGCTCGAAGCGCTGAAATCCCTGGCCGATCGTTTCAGCACCCTCAGCTACCAGACCGACGCGCATGCGCTGGCGATGCCGCTCAAGGCTGAACTGAAAGAGCTGGCAAGCGATCCGCAGATTCTCGCCGCGATCGAGGAAAGTCTCGCGCATTACGACTCCACGACAGCAGAAGGCTTCGACAAGCTGCATCAGTTGCTCGAACGCCAGAGCTACCGTCTCGCCAGTTGGCGCACCGCAGCAGACGACATCAACTGGCGGCGCTTTTTCGACATCAACGAGCTCGGTGGCCTGCGTGTCGAACGCCCGGCGGTATTCGAAGCGACTCACGGCAAGATTTTCCAGTTGATCGCCGAAGGCCTGGTCGACGGCTTGCGCATCGACCACATCGACGGTCTCGCTGACCCGCGTGGCTATTGCCGCAAACTGCGGCGGCGCCTCGACTTGCTTGCGCCGGATCGGCACTTGCCGATCTATGTCGAGAAGATTCTCGGTGCCGGCGAAACCCTGCGTACCGATTGGGCGGTGGATGGCAGCACCGGTTACGAGTTCATGAATCAGCTGTCGTTGCTGCAACACGACCCCGATGGCGAACATGTACTCGGCGACCTCTGGCAGCGACGCACCGAGCGTCCGGCGGCGTTCATCGAAGAAGCGCAACTGGCACGCCAGCAGATCCTCAACGGCTCGCTGGCCAGCGATTTTGAAAGCGTCGCCCAGGCGCTGCTGCAAGTGGCCCGCGATGACCTGATGACCCGTGACCTGACCCTCGGCGCGATCCGCCGGGTGTTGCAGGCGCTGATCGTGCATTTCCCGGTGTATCGCACTTACATCAATGCGCTGGGGCGCGCGGCGCAGGATGAACAGTTTTTCCAGCAGGCCATGGACGGTGCCCGCCAGACCTTGGGCGAAGGCGACTGGCCGGTGCTCGATTGTGTGGCGGCCTGGCTCGGTGGCACTCCATGGCGGCACAAGCCGCGCGGGCGCTCGCGCAAGATCCTCAAGCACGCCTGCGTGCGTTTCCAGCAACTGACGTCGCCGGCAGCGGCCAAAGCCGTGGAAGACACCGCGCTGTATCGCTCGGCGGTGCTGCTGTCGCGCAATGACGTCGGCTACAACACCGAGCAGTTCAGCGCACCGGTCAGCGACTTCCATGCGGTCAATCAGCAACGCCTGGACGCGTTCCCCGACAACTTGCTGGCCACTGCCACCCACGACCACAAACGTGGCGAAGACACCCGTGCACGACTGGCAGTGCTCAGCGAACGCAGCCACTGGTATGCCGAGCAGGTGGAGTTGTGGCGCGCCCTCGCCCGGCCGTTGCGCGACGATGATCAAGTGCCGTCGTCCGGTGATGAACTGATCCTGTATCAGGCGTTGCTCGGCAGTTGGCCGCTGCAACTGAGCGATGACGATCAGGCGGGTTTCAAAGACTACGCCGAGCGCATCTGGCAGTGGCAACAGAAAGCCCTGCGCGAAGCCAAGTTGCAAAGCAGCTGGAGCGCGCCGAACGAGGCCTACGAAAACGCTGCGCAGACGTTCACCCAACGCCTGCTCACCGGTGCAGAAGGCGAGCTGCTGCGCGCCGCGCTGAGCAAGACCGTCAACAGCATCGCGGCAGCCGGCGCCCTTAACAGTCTGGCGCAAACCTTGCTGCGCATGACCGTGCCGGGGGTACCGGATCTGTATCAAGGCAACGAGTTCTGGGACTTCAGCCTGGTCGATCCGGACAACCGCCGGCCGGTGGATTACGCCGCGCGCGCGCAAGCTCTGGACGGACGCGCGCCGCTCCCGGAGCTGCTGGCGAACTGGCGTGACGGGCGCATCAAGCAAGCGTTGATCGCCCAGGTGTTGAACCTGCGCGCCGAACACGCCGAGCTGTTTCGCCGGGGCACGTATCAGGCCCTGGAGGTGCTGGGCGAGCAGGCGCACAACGTGCTCGCATTCGCGCGTGAGCACGAGGGCCGCTACGCCATCGTGATCGTGCCGATCCGCTGCGCGACGTTGCTGGAAAACAGTGCCGAGCCACAGGTGGATGCGCTGCGCTGGGGCGATACACGGGTGGTTTTACCGTTCGCCGCCTCTGACACAAACCTGAAGGGACTTTTTCACAGCAGCGCAGTCACAAAAAACAGGGAGCTGAACGTCAGCGCCGCGCTGGGGGATTTCCCGGTCAATCTGTTTACCCAACTCTTTACGTAA